A genomic window from Aquabacterium sp. OR-4 includes:
- a CDS encoding CmpA/NrtA family ABC transporter substrate-binding protein translates to MTRRSVIQAAAAGAAGMIPGLQSAVYAAGSDKPEKEEVRIGFIPLTDCASVVMASVLGFDKKYGIKIIPTKEASWAGVRDKLVNGELDMAHVLWGLIYGVQMGVSGPKKDMAILMNLNHNGQAITLSKKLADKGAVDGASLAKLMAAEKREYTFAQTFPTGTHAMWLYYWLASVGVNPMKDAKVITVPPPQMVANMRVGNMDGYCVGEPWGHRAIIDGIGITATTTQDIWKDHPEKALGTTGDFAKKYPNTCRAVIMAILEASRWIDAGLQNKMKMAETVADKAYVNTSVDAINQRILGRYQNGLGKTWDDPNHMKFFNDGVVNFPYLSDGMWFLTQHKRWGLLKDHPDYLAVAKQVNQTELYKQAASALKVNLPKSDMRSSKLVDGVVWEGKDPAKYADGFKVKV, encoded by the coding sequence ATGACCCGCCGCTCCGTCATCCAGGCCGCCGCCGCTGGCGCGGCCGGCATGATCCCCGGACTGCAAAGCGCCGTGTACGCCGCCGGCTCGGACAAGCCCGAGAAGGAAGAAGTGCGCATCGGCTTCATTCCGCTGACCGACTGCGCCAGCGTGGTGATGGCCAGCGTGCTGGGCTTCGACAAGAAGTACGGCATCAAGATCATCCCCACCAAGGAAGCCAGCTGGGCCGGCGTGCGCGACAAGCTGGTCAACGGCGAGCTCGACATGGCCCACGTGCTGTGGGGCCTGATCTACGGCGTGCAGATGGGCGTGTCGGGTCCGAAGAAGGACATGGCCATCCTGATGAACCTGAACCACAACGGCCAGGCCATCACGCTGAGCAAGAAGCTGGCGGACAAGGGCGCGGTCGACGGCGCCAGCCTGGCCAAGCTGATGGCCGCCGAGAAGCGCGAATACACCTTTGCGCAGACCTTCCCCACCGGCACCCACGCGATGTGGCTGTACTACTGGCTGGCCAGCGTGGGCGTGAACCCGATGAAGGACGCCAAGGTGATCACCGTGCCGCCGCCGCAGATGGTGGCCAACATGCGCGTGGGCAACATGGACGGTTACTGCGTGGGCGAGCCCTGGGGCCACCGCGCCATCATCGACGGCATCGGCATCACCGCCACCACCACGCAAGACATCTGGAAGGACCATCCCGAGAAGGCGCTGGGCACCACGGGCGACTTTGCCAAGAAGTACCCCAACACCTGCCGCGCAGTGATCATGGCCATCCTGGAGGCCAGCCGCTGGATCGACGCCGGCCTGCAGAACAAGATGAAGATGGCCGAGACGGTGGCCGACAAGGCCTATGTCAACACCAGCGTCGATGCGATCAACCAGCGCATCCTGGGCCGCTACCAGAACGGCCTGGGCAAGACCTGGGACGACCCCAACCACATGAAGTTCTTCAACGACGGCGTGGTGAACTTCCCCTACCTCAGCGACGGCATGTGGTTCCTCACCCAGCACAAGCGCTGGGGCCTGCTGAAGGATCACCCCGACTACCTGGCGGTGGCCAAGCAGGTCAACCAGACCGAGCTCTACAAGCAGGCCGCCTCGGCGCTGAAGGTCAACCTGCCCAAGAGCGACATGCGCAGCAGCAAGCTGGTGGACGGTGTGGTCTGGGAGGGCAAGGACCCCGCCAAGTACGCCGACGGCTTCAAGGTCAAGGTCTGA
- a CDS encoding MFS transporter: MSNFKTFVRAGHWPTLAASFLYFDFCFAIWVLNGAMAPFISDSFGLSPAQKGFMISVPILAGALMRFPLGVLAQYIGRKNAAMVEMGLIVAALVFGYLFVNSYDNVLAMGVLLGIAGASFGVALSLGSGWYPPQYKGLAMGIAGAGNSGTVLAVLFAPPLAQAYGWQTVYGLAAMTMVLPMAVMWLVAKEPPDVEHQSFREHVGCLFEKDGWAFSLIYVVTFGGFIGLASFLPTYFYDQFKVTKIEAGQLTMLATLMGSAVRVVGGWIADRVGGIHTLSGVLVVVAAALAACGFAGQSLVVTTLLFMLCFAALGAGNGALFQLVPLRWPLTTAVAGSMIGEIGALGGGFLPNAMGLAKQHTGSYLGGFLSFTVLALVMLAMLRVVQIRWTRTWAEKGGRARPASAQQDAVRAPVSRTAGARR; the protein is encoded by the coding sequence ATGTCCAACTTCAAGACCTTCGTGCGCGCCGGGCACTGGCCTACGCTGGCTGCCTCGTTCCTGTACTTCGACTTCTGCTTCGCCATCTGGGTGCTCAACGGCGCCATGGCGCCGTTCATCAGCGACAGCTTCGGCCTGTCGCCGGCGCAAAAGGGCTTCATGATCTCGGTGCCCATCCTGGCCGGGGCCTTGATGCGCTTTCCGCTGGGCGTGCTGGCGCAGTACATCGGCCGCAAGAACGCGGCGATGGTGGAGATGGGCCTGATCGTGGCGGCGCTGGTCTTCGGCTACCTGTTCGTCAACAGCTACGACAACGTGCTGGCCATGGGCGTGCTGCTGGGCATTGCCGGCGCCAGCTTCGGCGTGGCGTTGAGCCTGGGTTCGGGCTGGTATCCGCCGCAGTACAAGGGCTTGGCGATGGGCATCGCCGGGGCCGGCAACTCGGGCACGGTGCTGGCCGTGCTGTTTGCGCCCCCGCTGGCCCAGGCCTACGGCTGGCAGACGGTGTACGGCCTGGCCGCCATGACCATGGTGTTGCCGATGGCGGTGATGTGGCTGGTGGCCAAGGAGCCGCCCGATGTCGAGCACCAGAGCTTTCGCGAGCATGTCGGCTGCCTGTTCGAGAAGGACGGCTGGGCCTTCAGCCTGATCTATGTGGTCACCTTCGGCGGCTTCATCGGGCTGGCCAGCTTTCTGCCGACCTATTTCTACGACCAGTTCAAGGTCACCAAGATCGAGGCGGGGCAGCTGACGATGCTGGCCACGCTGATGGGCTCGGCCGTGCGCGTGGTGGGCGGCTGGATCGCCGACCGCGTGGGTGGCATCCACACCCTCAGCGGCGTGCTGGTGGTGGTGGCGGCTGCGCTGGCGGCCTGCGGCTTTGCCGGGCAGTCGCTGGTGGTCACCACCTTGCTGTTCATGCTGTGCTTTGCCGCCCTGGGGGCCGGCAACGGTGCGCTGTTCCAGTTGGTGCCCCTGCGCTGGCCGCTGACCACCGCGGTGGCCGGCTCGATGATCGGCGAGATCGGCGCTCTCGGTGGCGGCTTCCTGCCCAACGCGATGGGCCTGGCCAAGCAGCACACCGGCAGCTACCTGGGCGGCTTCCTGTCGTTCACGGTGCTGGCGCTGGTCATGCTGGCGATGCTGCGCGTGGTACAGATCCGCTGGACACGCACCTGGGCCGAAAAAGGCGGCCGTGCCCGCCCAGCCTCTGCGCAGCAAGACGCCGTGCGCGCGCCGGTCAGCCGCACCGCTGGCGCCCGGCGTTGA
- a CDS encoding bifunctional protein-serine/threonine kinase/phosphatase, which produces MAFELEIGQASSTGPRTHNEDRAGAHIAAESGRGVLAAVADGVSTGGLGGEAAQATVAVLLNDFFATPATWETTVSLDRLISAQNAWLVDHNRRRARHRDGSALTTLTALALRGQTFTVAHVGDTRAWLCRPAAKAAEDGAPPELTLLTQDHAFDAAGMHSRLTRALGLDDAVRVDYVEGDVRLGDCFVLSSDGVHGVLDAPEIARLAVWGSAQQAALALVEAALAKGGRDNATALVLRVTGVDARDLMDELGDARRLPLPDSLRVGQLLDGLQITARVADNGVHRIYQARDTADGRLVAIKLLHPGRAADAEERTMLAHEAWLGQRLTEGGAPGLVHVHPRRPGAASFYVVFDWHAGRTMEQLAAAQPVPAVADVVAAAIALTQALASLHRAGVVHRDIKPGNLHLAEDGRWRLLDLGAALSGREPASQRELRAGTPSYMNPEQWEGAPADARSDLYALGVSLYQWLTGSLPYGEIEPYQLARYRRDPVAPTRLRPDLPVWLERVVMRAIAREPRERFETSEELLLALERGAARPLPALRATPLARRNRDALWKAGLVVSLLFNLLLVFWLLFLPR; this is translated from the coding sequence ATGGCATTTGAACTGGAAATCGGGCAGGCCAGCAGCACCGGGCCGCGCACGCACAACGAAGACCGTGCCGGGGCACACATCGCTGCCGAATCCGGGCGCGGCGTGCTGGCGGCCGTGGCCGATGGCGTGTCCACCGGCGGGCTGGGCGGCGAGGCGGCGCAGGCCACCGTGGCCGTGCTGCTGAACGACTTTTTCGCCACGCCCGCCACCTGGGAGACGACGGTCAGCCTCGACCGCCTGATCTCGGCGCAGAACGCCTGGCTGGTGGACCACAACCGCCGCCGCGCGCGCCACCGCGACGGCAGCGCGCTGACCACGCTGACCGCGCTGGCCTTGCGCGGCCAGACCTTCACCGTGGCCCATGTGGGCGATACGCGGGCCTGGCTGTGCCGGCCCGCTGCCAAGGCCGCTGAGGACGGCGCGCCGCCCGAACTCACGCTGCTGACGCAGGACCATGCCTTTGACGCCGCCGGCATGCACAGCCGCCTGACCCGCGCGCTGGGCCTGGACGACGCAGTGCGGGTGGACTACGTGGAAGGCGATGTCCGCCTGGGCGACTGCTTCGTGCTCAGCAGCGACGGCGTGCACGGCGTGCTCGATGCGCCCGAGATCGCACGGCTGGCGGTGTGGGGCTCGGCGCAGCAGGCCGCGCTGGCCCTGGTGGAGGCGGCGCTGGCCAAGGGCGGGCGCGACAACGCCACGGCCCTGGTGCTGCGGGTCACCGGCGTGGATGCCCGCGACCTGATGGACGAGCTGGGCGATGCACGCCGGCTGCCGCTGCCCGACAGCCTGCGCGTCGGCCAACTGCTGGACGGTCTGCAGATCACCGCCCGGGTGGCCGACAACGGCGTGCACCGCATCTACCAGGCACGCGACACGGCCGACGGCCGGCTGGTGGCCATCAAGCTGCTGCACCCGGGCCGGGCGGCCGATGCCGAAGAGCGCACGATGTTGGCGCACGAGGCCTGGCTGGGCCAGCGCCTGACCGAGGGCGGGGCGCCGGGCCTGGTGCACGTGCATCCGCGCCGGCCGGGTGCCGCCAGCTTCTACGTCGTGTTCGACTGGCATGCCGGGCGCACCATGGAGCAGCTGGCCGCGGCCCAGCCGGTGCCGGCCGTGGCCGATGTGGTGGCGGCCGCCATCGCGCTGACGCAGGCCCTGGCCAGCCTGCACCGCGCGGGTGTGGTGCACCGCGACATCAAGCCGGGCAATCTGCACCTGGCCGAAGACGGGCGCTGGCGTCTGCTCGACCTGGGCGCGGCGCTCAGCGGCCGCGAGCCGGCCAGCCAGCGCGAGCTGCGTGCCGGCACGCCCTCGTACATGAACCCCGAGCAATGGGAGGGGGCGCCGGCCGACGCGCGCAGCGACCTGTATGCGCTGGGCGTCTCGCTGTACCAGTGGCTCACCGGCAGCCTGCCGTACGGCGAGATCGAGCCCTACCAGCTGGCCCGTTATCGCCGCGACCCGGTGGCACCCACCCGCCTGCGCCCCGATCTGCCGGTGTGGCTGGAGCGGGTGGTCATGCGCGCCATCGCACGCGAGCCGCGCGAGCGCTTTGAAACCTCTGAAGAGCTGCTGCTGGCCCTCGAGCGCGGCGCGGCGAGGCCCTTGCCGGCGCTGCGCGCCACTCCGCTGGCGCGCCGCAACCGCGACGCGCTGTGGAAGGCCGGGCTGGTGGTCTCGCTGCTGTTCAACCTGCTGCTGGTGTTCTGGTTGCTGTTCCTGCCGCGCTGA
- a CDS encoding branched-chain amino acid ABC transporter substrate-binding protein, whose protein sequence is MNACFRGARRRMALGVMAAWAAWVLPVAAQTAGASAPPPSEPLRLALIEALSGPFANAGEAVFRNLLWATERVNARGGVKLPAAAGGARKLELVRMDSKGQADEALSLLKNATDRQIGFVLQGNSSGVASALVEALNKHNEREPQRRAVLLNYSAVEPSLTNDRCSFWHFRFDAHADMRLAALMSVLQDDKALKKVYLIGQDYSFGQQLGRQARAAITARRPDIEIVGDELHPMGRVKDFMPYATKIRASGAQAVITGNWGNDLTLLVKATRELGVPLKYYTFYANALGAPAALGDAGVGAVLAVAEWHPNLGDAPSEALVSAFHKRFPDPRDDYLHARMQTLVELLVQAIEKARSADPTAVARALEGLAYDGATLGGVHSGSMRAADHQFQQPLVVSMMDKAGAPGVKHDVEGSGYGFRTVRRFDARAMELPHTCRMTRPE, encoded by the coding sequence ATGAATGCATGTTTTCGTGGCGCCCGTCGGCGCATGGCCCTGGGTGTGATGGCGGCCTGGGCTGCGTGGGTCCTGCCCGTGGCGGCGCAGACCGCCGGTGCATCGGCGCCGCCCCCGTCCGAGCCGCTGCGGCTGGCCTTGATCGAGGCCCTGTCGGGCCCCTTCGCCAATGCCGGCGAGGCGGTGTTCCGCAACCTGCTGTGGGCCACCGAACGCGTCAATGCCCGCGGCGGCGTCAAGCTGCCGGCCGCCGCCGGGGGCGCGCGCAAGCTCGAGCTGGTGCGCATGGACAGCAAGGGCCAGGCCGACGAGGCGCTGTCGCTGCTGAAAAACGCCACCGACCGCCAGATCGGCTTCGTGCTGCAGGGCAACAGCTCCGGTGTGGCCAGCGCGCTGGTCGAGGCGCTGAACAAGCACAACGAGCGCGAGCCGCAACGCCGCGCCGTGCTGCTGAACTACTCGGCCGTGGAGCCCTCGCTCACCAACGACCGCTGCAGCTTCTGGCACTTCCGCTTCGACGCCCATGCCGACATGCGCCTGGCCGCGCTGATGAGCGTGCTGCAGGACGACAAGGCGCTGAAGAAGGTCTACCTGATCGGGCAGGACTACAGCTTCGGCCAGCAGCTGGGCCGGCAGGCGAGGGCGGCCATCACCGCGCGCCGGCCCGACATCGAGATCGTCGGCGACGAGCTGCACCCGATGGGGCGGGTGAAGGACTTCATGCCCTACGCCACCAAGATCCGCGCCAGTGGTGCGCAGGCGGTGATCACCGGCAACTGGGGCAACGACCTCACGCTGCTGGTCAAGGCCACGCGCGAGCTGGGCGTGCCGCTCAAGTACTACACCTTCTATGCCAATGCGCTGGGCGCGCCGGCGGCGCTGGGCGATGCCGGCGTGGGCGCCGTGCTGGCGGTGGCCGAATGGCACCCGAACCTGGGCGACGCGCCCAGCGAGGCCCTGGTGTCGGCCTTCCACAAGCGCTTTCCCGATCCGCGCGACGACTACCTGCATGCCCGCATGCAGACCCTGGTGGAGCTGCTGGTGCAGGCCATCGAGAAGGCCCGCAGCGCCGACCCCACGGCCGTGGCCCGCGCGCTGGAAGGCCTGGCCTACGACGGCGCCACGCTGGGCGGCGTGCACAGCGGCAGCATGCGTGCGGCCGATCACCAGTTCCAGCAGCCGCTGGTGGTGAGCATGATGGACAAGGCCGGCGCGCCGGGTGTGAAGCACGATGTCGAAGGCTCGGGCTACGGCTTTCGCACCGTGCGCCGCTTCGATGCCCGCGCCATGGAACTGCCCCACACTTGCCGCATGACCCGGCCGGAGTAA
- the rpsO gene encoding 30S ribosomal protein S15, giving the protein MTVAKLDRAEIVQANARGTADTGSPEVQVALLTARINDLTPHFKTHLKDHHGRRGLLKMVSRRRKLLDYLKGKAPERYTALIQKLGLRK; this is encoded by the coding sequence ATGACCGTGGCCAAACTCGACCGCGCAGAAATCGTCCAGGCCAATGCCCGTGGCACCGCCGACACCGGCAGCCCCGAGGTGCAGGTGGCCCTGCTGACCGCCCGCATCAACGACCTGACGCCCCACTTCAAGACCCATCTGAAGGATCACCACGGCCGCCGTGGTCTGCTGAAGATGGTGAGCCGCCGCCGCAAGCTGCTCGACTACCTGAAGGGCAAGGCCCCCGAGCGCTACACCGCGCTGATCCAGAAGCTCGGCCTGCGCAAGTAA
- the ntrB gene encoding nitrate ABC transporter permease — protein sequence MVSAVFHSTSSLAPASETPAPAVAAKPAAAAAPPKAAKPARMPTDWRGITLSVLPPIAGLALLVGIWALATQNSSAFPTPAATWEAAVKLFSDPFYSKGPNDQGIGWNILFSLQRVALGFGLAALVGIPLGFMLGRFEFLSRMVNPLISLLRPVSPLAWLPIGLLVFKSANPAAIWTIFICSIWPMVINTAVGVQRVPQDYLNVARVLNLSEWKVITKILLPSVLPYMLTGVRLSVGTAWLVIVAAEMLTGGVGIGFWVWDEWNNLNVAHIIIAIFVIGIVGLLLEQALVSIAKRFSFDD from the coding sequence ATGGTCAGTGCCGTGTTCCATTCAACCTCGAGCCTGGCGCCTGCCAGCGAGACGCCAGCGCCAGCGGTGGCGGCCAAGCCCGCCGCTGCCGCCGCACCGCCCAAGGCCGCCAAGCCGGCGCGCATGCCCACCGACTGGCGCGGCATCACGCTGAGCGTGCTGCCACCCATTGCCGGCCTGGCATTGCTGGTGGGCATCTGGGCGCTGGCCACGCAGAACTCCAGCGCGTTCCCCACGCCCGCCGCCACCTGGGAGGCTGCGGTCAAGCTGTTCAGCGATCCGTTCTACAGCAAGGGTCCCAATGACCAGGGCATCGGCTGGAACATCCTGTTCTCGCTGCAGCGCGTGGCGCTGGGCTTCGGCCTGGCGGCGCTGGTGGGCATTCCGCTGGGCTTCATGCTGGGGCGCTTCGAGTTCCTCAGCCGCATGGTCAATCCGCTGATCAGCCTGCTGCGCCCGGTGTCGCCGCTGGCCTGGCTGCCGATCGGCCTGCTGGTGTTCAAGAGCGCCAACCCGGCGGCCATCTGGACGATCTTCATCTGCTCGATCTGGCCGATGGTGATCAACACCGCCGTGGGCGTGCAGCGCGTGCCGCAGGACTACCTGAACGTCGCCCGCGTGCTGAACCTCAGCGAGTGGAAGGTCATCACCAAGATCCTGCTGCCCAGCGTGCTGCCCTACATGCTGACCGGCGTGCGCCTGTCGGTGGGCACCGCCTGGCTGGTGATCGTGGCCGCCGAGATGCTGACCGGCGGCGTGGGCATCGGCTTCTGGGTGTGGGACGAGTGGAACAACCTCAACGTGGCCCACATCATCATCGCCATCTTCGTGATCGGCATCGTGGGCTTGCTGCTCGAGCAGGCCCTGGTGTCCATTGCCAAGCGCTTCTCGTTCGACGACTGA
- a CDS encoding ANTAR domain-containing response regulator: MADVQQALRIVVVAPDNLVPDPSDTSAWLEAERSRSLRIGLLQAGYNIVAVLPADMFLPDQLAQIQPDLVIVDAQSQARDTLEHVVLATRDDRRPIVLFTDDEDTSHVRDAIAAGVTAYVVAGLATARIKPVLDVAMARFQVEESLRRELASAKAQLQERKVIERAKGLLMSRQGLGEEEAYARLRRAAMDKKLRIAELAQRMLDAADLLG; the protein is encoded by the coding sequence ATGGCTGACGTCCAGCAGGCACTGCGCATCGTGGTGGTCGCACCCGACAATCTGGTGCCCGATCCTTCAGACACCTCGGCGTGGCTGGAGGCCGAGCGTTCGCGCAGCCTGCGCATCGGGCTGCTGCAGGCCGGCTACAACATCGTGGCGGTGCTGCCGGCCGACATGTTTCTGCCCGACCAGCTCGCGCAGATCCAGCCCGATCTGGTGATCGTCGATGCGCAGAGCCAGGCCCGCGACACGCTCGAGCATGTGGTGCTGGCCACCCGCGACGACCGGCGGCCGATCGTGCTGTTCACCGACGACGAGGACACCAGCCATGTGCGCGATGCCATCGCCGCCGGTGTCACCGCCTACGTGGTGGCCGGCCTGGCCACGGCGCGCATCAAGCCGGTGCTGGATGTGGCGATGGCGCGCTTCCAGGTCGAGGAATCCCTGCGCCGCGAGCTGGCCAGTGCCAAGGCCCAGCTGCAGGAGCGCAAGGTGATCGAACGGGCCAAGGGCCTGCTGATGAGCCGCCAGGGCCTGGGCGAAGAAGAAGCCTACGCACGCCTGCGCCGTGCCGCCATGGACAAGAAGCTGCGCATCGCAGAACTCGCGCAGCGCATGCTCGACGCCGCCGACCTGCTCGGCTGA
- a CDS encoding pyridoxal phosphate-dependent aminotransferase: MRPTIAGLPGSRIREVANAGLHRSDVLAFWFGESDEVTPPEIRQAASESIARGETFYSHNLGLAELREALRVYVAGLHGDPGPERIAVTSSGVNALMLAMQLLVGDGDEVVVVTPVWPNLPAQPAILGARVTRVPLAPDAQGAWQLDLQRLLAAVTPATRVLLLNAPNNPTGWTLTRAEQQTLLEHCRRTGTWIVADEVYDRIWFGPGQAAPSFLDLATPDDRLVVVGSFSKAFLMTGWRLGWLVLPRGGLEAMGKLLEFNSSCAPVFVQRAGLAAMAIAGQFVPPLVARLKAGRDRLCPALAALPGVSSALPLGGMYAWFRPPGAGDSLAFAKHLVAEHGLGLAPGSAFGPEGEGWLRWCFASRDLARIDDGVARLRAALYSAGFA; the protein is encoded by the coding sequence CTGCGCCCCACCATCGCCGGCCTGCCGGGCAGCCGCATCCGCGAAGTGGCCAATGCCGGGCTGCACCGCAGCGATGTGCTGGCCTTCTGGTTCGGCGAATCCGACGAGGTCACGCCGCCCGAGATCCGCCAGGCGGCCAGCGAGTCGATCGCCCGCGGCGAAACCTTCTACAGCCACAACCTGGGCCTGGCCGAGCTGCGCGAGGCCCTGCGGGTCTATGTGGCCGGCCTGCATGGCGACCCGGGGCCTGAGCGCATCGCCGTCACCTCGTCGGGTGTCAATGCGCTGATGCTGGCGATGCAGCTGCTGGTGGGCGATGGCGACGAGGTGGTGGTGGTCACGCCGGTGTGGCCCAATCTGCCGGCCCAGCCCGCCATCCTGGGAGCGCGGGTGACGCGCGTGCCGCTGGCGCCCGATGCGCAGGGCGCCTGGCAGCTCGACCTGCAGCGCCTGCTGGCGGCGGTGACGCCGGCCACCCGGGTGCTGCTGCTCAACGCGCCCAACAACCCCACCGGCTGGACCTTGACCCGCGCCGAGCAGCAGACCCTGCTCGAGCATTGCCGCCGCACCGGCACCTGGATCGTGGCCGACGAGGTCTACGACCGCATCTGGTTCGGGCCGGGCCAGGCGGCGCCCAGCTTTCTGGACCTGGCCACGCCCGATGACCGCCTGGTGGTGGTGGGCAGTTTCTCGAAGGCCTTCCTGATGACCGGCTGGCGTCTGGGCTGGCTGGTGCTGCCGCGCGGCGGGCTCGAGGCGATGGGCAAGCTGCTCGAGTTCAACAGCTCCTGCGCGCCGGTGTTCGTGCAGCGCGCCGGGCTGGCGGCCATGGCCATCGCCGGGCAGTTCGTGCCGCCGCTGGTGGCGCGGCTGAAGGCCGGGCGCGACCGCCTGTGCCCGGCGCTGGCCGCCTTGCCGGGCGTGAGCTCGGCGCTGCCGCTGGGCGGCATGTACGCCTGGTTCAGGCCGCCCGGCGCCGGCGACTCGCTGGCCTTTGCCAAGCACCTGGTGGCCGAGCACGGCCTGGGCCTGGCGCCCGGCAGCGCCTTCGGCCCCGAGGGCGAGGGCTGGCTGCGCTGGTGCTTCGCGTCGCGTGACCTGGCCCGCATCGACGACGGCGTGGCGCGCCTGCGTGCTGCGCTATACTCTGCGGGTTTCGCCTAG
- a CDS encoding ABC transporter ATP-binding protein, which yields MPGFIEVQNAEMVFTTKKGRFHALREINLQVQKGEFIALIGHSGCGKSTLLNLIAGLTVPTEGVLLCDNREITAPGPERAVVFQNHSLLPWLTCFDNVMLAVERVFGAKEGKAQLKARTQAALDLVNMGHAASKRPHEVSGGMKQRVGIARALAMEPKVLLMDEPFGALDALTRAKLQDELLKIVARTQSTVVMVTHDVDEAVLLSDRIVMMTNGPAATIGQILSVDLPRPRNRVELAEDPAYMHCRKEVLDFLYTRHGHVEAKAA from the coding sequence ATGCCTGGATTCATCGAAGTGCAGAACGCCGAAATGGTGTTCACCACCAAGAAGGGCCGCTTCCATGCGCTGCGCGAGATCAACCTGCAGGTGCAGAAGGGCGAGTTCATCGCGCTGATCGGCCACTCGGGCTGCGGCAAGAGCACGCTGCTGAACCTGATCGCCGGCCTGACCGTGCCCACCGAGGGCGTGCTGCTGTGCGACAACCGCGAGATCACCGCCCCGGGCCCCGAGCGCGCGGTGGTGTTCCAGAACCACAGCCTGCTGCCCTGGCTGACCTGCTTCGACAACGTGATGCTGGCCGTGGAGCGGGTGTTCGGCGCCAAGGAGGGCAAGGCGCAGCTGAAGGCCCGCACCCAGGCCGCGCTCGACCTCGTGAACATGGGCCACGCCGCCAGCAAGCGCCCGCACGAGGTGTCGGGCGGCATGAAGCAGCGGGTGGGCATTGCCCGTGCGCTGGCCATGGAGCCCAAGGTGCTGCTGATGGACGAGCCCTTCGGCGCGCTCGACGCCCTCACCCGTGCCAAGCTGCAGGACGAGCTGCTCAAGATCGTGGCCCGCACCCAGAGCACCGTGGTGATGGTGACCCACGATGTTGACGAAGCCGTGCTGCTGAGCGACCGCATCGTGATGATGACCAATGGCCCGGCGGCCACCATCGGCCAGATCCTCAGCGTGGATCTGCCGCGCCCGCGCAACCGCGTGGAGCTGGCCGAAGACCCGGCCTACATGCACTGCCGCAAGGAGGTGTTGGACTTTTTGTACACCCGCCACGGCCACGTCGAGGCCAAGGCCGCCTGA
- the tsaD gene encoding tRNA (adenosine(37)-N6)-threonylcarbamoyltransferase complex transferase subunit TsaD translates to MNVLGIESSCDETGVALVSAGAQPDGSAARLPVLRAHALHSQVQMHEAYGGVVPELASRDHIRRVLPLARQVLAEAGATLAEVDVVAFTRGPGLAGALLVGAGVACALAAALGKPTLGVHHLEGHLLSPFLSADAPEFPFVALLVSGGHTQLMRVEGVGRYELLGETIDDAAGEAFDKSAKLLGLGYPGGPALSRLALSGNPAAYALPRPLLHSGNLDFSFAGLKTAVLTQHRRLQAGGEPLGETLRADLAASTQAAIVEVLVKKSLAALKHTGLKRLVVSGGVGANSALREQLNAAAPRRGLRVHYPELSLCTDNGAMIALAAAMRLQAGCAQASCDYAFDVKPRWPLDQAG, encoded by the coding sequence ATGAATGTGCTGGGCATCGAATCCTCCTGCGACGAGACCGGCGTGGCCCTGGTCAGCGCGGGTGCCCAGCCGGACGGCAGCGCGGCACGGCTGCCGGTGCTGCGCGCGCATGCGCTGCACAGCCAGGTGCAGATGCACGAGGCCTACGGCGGCGTGGTGCCCGAGCTGGCCTCGCGCGACCACATCCGCCGCGTGCTGCCGCTGGCCCGCCAGGTGCTGGCCGAGGCCGGTGCCACGCTGGCCGAGGTGGACGTGGTGGCCTTCACCCGCGGTCCGGGCCTGGCCGGCGCCCTGCTGGTGGGGGCTGGCGTGGCCTGCGCACTGGCCGCGGCGCTGGGCAAGCCGACGCTGGGCGTGCACCACCTCGAGGGGCATCTGCTGTCGCCGTTTCTGTCGGCCGATGCGCCCGAGTTTCCGTTCGTCGCGCTGCTGGTCTCGGGCGGTCACACCCAGCTGATGCGGGTGGAAGGCGTGGGCCGCTACGAACTGCTGGGCGAGACCATCGACGACGCCGCCGGCGAGGCCTTCGACAAGAGCGCCAAGCTGCTGGGCCTGGGGTATCCGGGCGGGCCGGCGCTGTCGCGGCTGGCGCTCAGCGGCAATCCGGCGGCCTACGCCCTGCCGCGGCCGCTGCTGCACAGCGGCAACCTCGATTTTTCGTTTGCCGGCCTGAAGACCGCCGTGCTCACCCAGCACCGCAGGCTGCAGGCCGGTGGCGAGCCCCTGGGTGAGACGCTGCGGGCCGATCTGGCCGCATCCACCCAGGCGGCCATCGTCGAGGTGCTGGTCAAGAAATCGCTGGCGGCGCTCAAGCACACCGGCCTGAAGCGCCTGGTGGTGTCGGGCGGCGTGGGCGCCAACAGTGCCTTGCGCGAGCAGTTGAACGCGGCAGCGCCGCGCCGCGGCCTGCGCGTGCACTACCCCGAGCTGTCACTGTGCACCGACAACGGCGCCATGATCGCGCTGGCCGCCGCCATGCGACTGCAGGCCGGTTGCGCCCAGGCCAGCTGCGACTACGCCTTTGACGTCAAGCCGCGCTGGCCGCTCGATCAGGCTGGTTGA